The Papio anubis isolate 15944 chromosome 1, Panubis1.0, whole genome shotgun sequence genome window below encodes:
- the TIE1 gene encoding tyrosine-protein kinase receptor Tie-1 isoform X2, whose protein sequence is MVWRVPPFLLSILFLASYVGAAVDLTLLANLRFTDPQRFFLTCVSGEAGAGRGSDAWGPPLLLEKDDRIVRTPPGQPLRLARNGSHQVTLHRFSKPSDLVGVFSCVGGSGTRRTRVIYVHNSPGAHLLPDKVTHTVNKGDTAVLSARVHKEKQTDVIWKSNGSYFYTLDWHEAQDGRFLLQLPNVQPPSSGIYSATYLEASPLGSAFFRLIVRGCGAGHWGPDCTKECPGCLHGGVCHDHDGECVCPPGFTGTRCEQACREGRFGQSCQEQCPGISGCRGLTFCLPDPYGCSCGSGWRGSQCQEACTPGHFGADCRLQCQCQNGGTCDRFSGCVCPSGWHGVHCEKSDRIPQILNMASELEFNLETMPRINCAAAGNPFPVRGSIELRKPDGTVLLSTKAIVEPDKTTAEFEVPRLVLADSGFWECRVSTSGGQDSRRFKVNVKVPPVPLVAPRLLTKQSRQLVVSPLVSFSGDGPISSVRLHYRPQDSTMDWSTIVVDPSENVTLMNLRPKTGYSVRVQLSRPGEGGEGAWGPPTLMTTDCPEPLLQPWLEGWHVEGPDRLRVSWSLPLVPGPLVGDGFLLRLWDGTRGQERRENVSSPQARTALLTGLTPGTHYQLDVQLYHCTLLGPASPPAHVLLPPSGPPAPRHLHAQALSDSEIQLTWQHPEALPGPISKYVVEVQVAGGAGDPLWIDVDRPEETSTIIRGLNASTRYLFRVRASIQGLGDWSNTVEESTLGNGLQAEGPVQESRAAEEGLDQQLILAVVGSVSATCLTILAALLTLVCIRRSCLHRRRTFTYQSGSGEETILQFSSGTLTLTRRPKPQPEPLSYPVLEWEDITFEDLIGEGNFGQVIRAMIKKDGLKMNAAIKMLKEYASENDHRDFAGELEVLCKLGHHPNIINLLGACKNRGYLYIAIEYAPYGNLLDFLRKSRVLETDPAFAREHGTASTLSSRQLLRFASDAANGMQYLSEKQFIHRDLAARNVLVGENLASKIADFGLSRGEEVYVKKTMGRLPVRWMAIESLNYSVYTTKSDVWSFGVLLWEIVSLGGTPYCGMTCAELYEKLPQGYRMEQPRNCDDEVYELMRQCWRDRPYERPPFAQIALQLGRMLEARKAYVNMSLFENFTYAGIDATAEEA, encoded by the exons ATGGTCTGGCGGGTGCCTCCTTTCTTGCTCTCCATCCTCTTCTTGGCTTCTTATGTGG GCGCGGCGGTGGACCTGACGCTGCTGGCCAACCTGCGGTTCACGGACCCCCAGCGCTTCTTCCTGACCTGCGTGTCTGGGGAGGCCGGGGCGGGGAGGGGCTCCGACGCCTGGGGCCCGCCCCTGCTGCTGGAGAAGGACGACCGCATCGTGCGCACCCCGCCCGGGCAGCCCCTGCGCCTGGCGCGCAACGGTTCGCACCAGGTCACGCTTCACCGCTTCTCAAAGCCCTCAGACCTCGTGGGCGTCTTCTCCTGCGTGGGCGGCTCCGGGACACGGCGCACGCGCGTCATCTATGTGCACAACAGTCCTGGAG CCCACCTGCTTCCAGACAAGGTCACACACACTGTGAACAAAGGCGACACCGCTGTACTTTCTGCACGTGTGCACAAGGAGAAGCAGACAGATGTGATCTGGAAGAGCAACG GATCCTACTTCTACACTCTGGACTGGCATGAAGCCCAGGATGGGCGGTTCCTGCTGCAGCTCCCAAATGTGCAGCCACCATCAAGCGGCATCTACAGTGCCACTTACTTGGAAGCCAGCCCCCTGGGCAGCGCCTTCTTTCGGCTCATCGTGCGGG GTTGTGGGGCTGGGCACTGGGGGCCAGACTGTACCAAAGAGTGCCCAGGCTGCCTACATGGAGGTGTCTGCCATGACCATGACGGTGAATGTGTATGCCCCCCTGGCTTCACTGGCACCCGCTGTGAACAGG CCTGTAGAGAGGGCCGTTTCGGGCAGAGCTGCCAGGAGCAGTGCCCAGGCATATCAGGCTGCCGGGGCCtcaccttctgcctcccagaccCCTATGGCTGCTCTTGTGGATCTGGCTGGAGAGGAAGCCAGTGCCAGGAAG CCTGTACCCCTGGTCATTTTGGGGCTGATTGCCGACTCCAGTGCCAGTGTCAGAATGGTGGCACTTGTGACCGGTTCAGTGGCTGTGTCTGCCCCTCTGGGTGGCATGGAGTGCACTGTGAGAAGTCAG ACCGGATCCCCCAAATCCTCAACATGGCCTCAGAACTGGAGTTCAACTTAGAGACGATGCCCCGGATCAACTGTGCAGCTGCAGGGAACCCCTTCCCAGTGCGGGGCAGCATAGAGCTACGCAAGCCAGATGGCACTGTGCTCCTG TCCACCAAGGCCATTGTGGAGCCAGATAAGACCACAGCTGAGTTTGAGGTGCCACGCTTGGTTCTTGCGGACAGTGGGTTCTGGGAGTGCCGTGTGTCCACATCTGGCGGCCAAGACAGCCGGCGCTTCAAGGTCAATGTGAAAG TGCCCCCCGTGCCCCTGGTTGCACCTCGGCTCCTGACCAAGCAGAGCCGCCAGCTTGTGGTCTCCCCGCTGGTCTCGTTCTCTGGTGATGGACCCATCTCCTCCGTCCGCCTGCACTACCGGCCCCAGGACAGTACCATGGACTGGTCGACCATTGTGG TGGACCCCAGTGAGAACGTGACATTAATGAACCTAAGGCCAAAGACAGGATACAGTGTTCGTGTGCAGCTGAGCCGgccaggggaaggaggagagggggcCTGGGGGCCTCCCACCCTCATGACCACAGACTGTCCTG AGCCTTTGTTGCAGCCGTGGCTGGAGGGCTGGCATGTGGAAGGCCCTGACCGGCTGCGAGTGAGCTGGTCCTTGCCCTTGGTGCCCGGGCCACTGGTGGGCGACGGTTTCCTGCTGCGCCTGTGGGACGGGACACGGGGGCAGGAGCGGCGGGAGAACGTCTCATCCCCCCAGGCCCGCACTGCCCTCCTGACGGGACTTACGCCTGGCACTCACTACCAGCTGGATGTGCAGCTCTACCACTGCACTCTCCTGGGCCCAGCCTCGCCCCCTGCACACGTGCTTCTGCCCCCCAGTG GGCCTCCAGCCCCCCGACACCTCCACGCCCAGGCTCTCTCAGACTCCGAGATCCAGCTGACATGGCAGCACCCGGAGGCTCTGCCTGGGCCGATATCCAAGTACGTTGTGGAGGTGCAGGTGGCTGGGGGTGCAGGAGACCCACTGTGGATAGACGTGGACAGGCCTGAGGAGACAAGCACCATCATCCGTGGCCTCAACGCCAGCACGCGCTACCTCTTCCGCGTGCGGGCCAGCATTCAGGGGCTCGGGGACTGGAGCAACACAGTAGAAGAGTCTACCCTGGGCAACG GGCTGCAGGCTGAGGGCCCAGTCCAAGAGAGCCGGGCAGCAGAAGAGGGCCTGGATCAGCAGCTGATCCTGGCGGTGGTGGGCTCCGTGTCTGCCACCTGCCTCACCATCCTGGCAGCCCTTTTAACCCTGGTGTGCATCCGCAGAAGCTGCCTGCATCGGAGACGCACCTTCACCTACCAGTCAGGCTCG GGCGAGGAGACCATCCTGCAGTTCAGCTCAGGGACTTTGACACTGACCCGGCGGCCAAAACCGCAGCCTGAGCCCCTGAGCTACCCAGTGCTGGAGTGGGAGGACATCACCTTTGAGGACCTCATCGGGGAGGGGAACTTCGGCCAGGTCATCCGGGCCATGATCAAGAAGGATGGGCTGAAGATGAATGCAGCCATCAAGATGCTGAAAG AGTATGCCTCCGAAAATGACCATCGTGACTTTGCTGGAGAACTGGAAGTTCTGTGCAAATTGGGGCATCACCCCAACATCATCAACCTCCTGGGGGCCTGTAAGAACCGAG GTTACTTGTATATCGCTATTGAATATGCCCCCTACGGGAACCTGCTAGATTTTCTGCGGAAAAGCCGGGTCCTAGAGACTGACCCAGCTTTTGCTCGAGAGCATGGGACAGCCTCTACCCTCAGCTCCCGGCAGCTGCTGCGTTTCGCCAGTGATGCAGCCAATGGCATGCAGTACCTGAGTGAGAAGCAG TTCATTCACAGGGACCTGGCTGCCCGAAATGTGCTGGTCGGAGAGAACCTGGCCTCCAAGATTGCAGACTTCGGGCTTTCTCGAGGAGAGGAGGTTTATGTGAAGAAGACGATG GGGCGTCTCCCCGTGCGCTGGATGGCCATTGAGTCCCTGAACTACAGTGTCTATACCACCAAGAGTGATGT CTGGTCCTTTGGGGTCCTTCTCTGGGAGATAGTGAGCCTTG GAGGTACACCCTACTGTGGGATGACCTGTGCCGAGCTCTACGAAAAGCTGCCCCAGGGCTACCGCATGGAGCAGCCTCGAAACTGTGACGATGAAGT GTACGAGCTGATGCGTCAGTGCTGGCGGGACCGTCCCTATGAGCGACCCCCCTTTGCCCAGATTGCGCTGCAGCTAGGCCGCATGCTGGAAGCCAGGAAG GCCTATGTGAACATGTCGCTGTTTGAGAACTTCACTTACGCGGGCATTGATGCCACAGCTGAGGAGGCCTGA
- the TIE1 gene encoding tyrosine-protein kinase receptor Tie-1 isoform X3, giving the protein MGGSCCSSQMCSHHQAASTVPLTWKPAPWAAPSFGSSCGVVGLGTGGQTVPKSAQAAYMEVSAMTMTVNVYAPLASLAPAVNRPVERAVSGRAARSSAQAYQAAGASPSASQTPMAALVDLAGEEASARKPVPLVILGLIADSSASVRMVALVTGSVAVSAPLGGMECTVRSQSTKAIVEPDKTTAEFEVPRLVLADSGFWECRVSTSGGQDSRRFKVNVKVPPVPLVAPRLLTKQSRQLVVSPLVSFSGDGPISSVRLHYRPQDSTMDWSTIVVDPSENVTLMNLRPKTGYSVRVQLSRPGEGGEGAWGPPTLMTTDCPEPLLQPWLEGWHVEGPDRLRVSWSLPLVPGPLVGDGFLLRLWDGTRGQERRENVSSPQARTALLTGLTPGTHYQLDVQLYHCTLLGPASPPAHVLLPPSGPPAPRHLHAQALSDSEIQLTWQHPEALPGPISKYVVEVQVAGGAGDPLWIDVDRPEETSTIIRGLNASTRYLFRVRASIQGLGDWSNTVEESTLGNGLQAEGPVQESRAAEEGLDQQLILAVVGSVSATCLTILAALLTLVCIRRSCLHRRRTFTYQSGSVSDPPRPQGEETILQFSSGTLTLTRRPKPQPEPLSYPVLEWEDITFEDLIGEGNFGQVIRAMIKKDGLKMNAAIKMLKEYASENDHRDFAGELEVLCKLGHHPNIINLLGACKNRGYLYIAIEYAPYGNLLDFLRKSRVLETDPAFAREHGTASTLSSRQLLRFASDAANGMQYLSEKQFIHRDLAARNVLVGENLASKIADFGLSRGEEVYVKKTMGRLPVRWMAIESLNYSVYTTKSDVWSFGVLLWEIVSLGGTPYCGMTCAELYEKLPQGYRMEQPRNCDDEVYELMRQCWRDRPYERPPFAQIALQLGRMLEARKAYVNMSLFENFTYAGIDATAEEA; this is encoded by the exons ATGGGCGGTTCCTGCTGCAGCTCCCAAATGTGCAGCCACCATCAAGCGGCATCTACAGTGCCACTTACTTGGAAGCCAGCCCCCTGGGCAGCGCCTTCTTTCGGCTCATCGTGCGGG GTTGTGGGGCTGGGCACTGGGGGCCAGACTGTACCAAAGAGTGCCCAGGCTGCCTACATGGAGGTGTCTGCCATGACCATGACGGTGAATGTGTATGCCCCCCTGGCTTCACTGGCACCCGCTGTGAACAGG CCTGTAGAGAGGGCCGTTTCGGGCAGAGCTGCCAGGAGCAGTGCCCAGGCATATCAGGCTGCCGGGGCCtcaccttctgcctcccagaccCCTATGGCTGCTCTTGTGGATCTGGCTGGAGAGGAAGCCAGTGCCAGGAAG CCTGTACCCCTGGTCATTTTGGGGCTGATTGCCGACTCCAGTGCCAGTGTCAGAATGGTGGCACTTGTGACCGGTTCAGTGGCTGTGTCTGCCCCTCTGGGTGGCATGGAGTGCACTGTGAGAAGTCAG TCCACCAAGGCCATTGTGGAGCCAGATAAGACCACAGCTGAGTTTGAGGTGCCACGCTTGGTTCTTGCGGACAGTGGGTTCTGGGAGTGCCGTGTGTCCACATCTGGCGGCCAAGACAGCCGGCGCTTCAAGGTCAATGTGAAAG TGCCCCCCGTGCCCCTGGTTGCACCTCGGCTCCTGACCAAGCAGAGCCGCCAGCTTGTGGTCTCCCCGCTGGTCTCGTTCTCTGGTGATGGACCCATCTCCTCCGTCCGCCTGCACTACCGGCCCCAGGACAGTACCATGGACTGGTCGACCATTGTGG TGGACCCCAGTGAGAACGTGACATTAATGAACCTAAGGCCAAAGACAGGATACAGTGTTCGTGTGCAGCTGAGCCGgccaggggaaggaggagagggggcCTGGGGGCCTCCCACCCTCATGACCACAGACTGTCCTG AGCCTTTGTTGCAGCCGTGGCTGGAGGGCTGGCATGTGGAAGGCCCTGACCGGCTGCGAGTGAGCTGGTCCTTGCCCTTGGTGCCCGGGCCACTGGTGGGCGACGGTTTCCTGCTGCGCCTGTGGGACGGGACACGGGGGCAGGAGCGGCGGGAGAACGTCTCATCCCCCCAGGCCCGCACTGCCCTCCTGACGGGACTTACGCCTGGCACTCACTACCAGCTGGATGTGCAGCTCTACCACTGCACTCTCCTGGGCCCAGCCTCGCCCCCTGCACACGTGCTTCTGCCCCCCAGTG GGCCTCCAGCCCCCCGACACCTCCACGCCCAGGCTCTCTCAGACTCCGAGATCCAGCTGACATGGCAGCACCCGGAGGCTCTGCCTGGGCCGATATCCAAGTACGTTGTGGAGGTGCAGGTGGCTGGGGGTGCAGGAGACCCACTGTGGATAGACGTGGACAGGCCTGAGGAGACAAGCACCATCATCCGTGGCCTCAACGCCAGCACGCGCTACCTCTTCCGCGTGCGGGCCAGCATTCAGGGGCTCGGGGACTGGAGCAACACAGTAGAAGAGTCTACCCTGGGCAACG GGCTGCAGGCTGAGGGCCCAGTCCAAGAGAGCCGGGCAGCAGAAGAGGGCCTGGATCAGCAGCTGATCCTGGCGGTGGTGGGCTCCGTGTCTGCCACCTGCCTCACCATCCTGGCAGCCCTTTTAACCCTGGTGTGCATCCGCAGAAGCTGCCTGCATCGGAGACGCACCTTCACCTACCAGTCAGGCTCGGTCAGTGACCCGCCCCGCCCCCAG GGCGAGGAGACCATCCTGCAGTTCAGCTCAGGGACTTTGACACTGACCCGGCGGCCAAAACCGCAGCCTGAGCCCCTGAGCTACCCAGTGCTGGAGTGGGAGGACATCACCTTTGAGGACCTCATCGGGGAGGGGAACTTCGGCCAGGTCATCCGGGCCATGATCAAGAAGGATGGGCTGAAGATGAATGCAGCCATCAAGATGCTGAAAG AGTATGCCTCCGAAAATGACCATCGTGACTTTGCTGGAGAACTGGAAGTTCTGTGCAAATTGGGGCATCACCCCAACATCATCAACCTCCTGGGGGCCTGTAAGAACCGAG GTTACTTGTATATCGCTATTGAATATGCCCCCTACGGGAACCTGCTAGATTTTCTGCGGAAAAGCCGGGTCCTAGAGACTGACCCAGCTTTTGCTCGAGAGCATGGGACAGCCTCTACCCTCAGCTCCCGGCAGCTGCTGCGTTTCGCCAGTGATGCAGCCAATGGCATGCAGTACCTGAGTGAGAAGCAG TTCATTCACAGGGACCTGGCTGCCCGAAATGTGCTGGTCGGAGAGAACCTGGCCTCCAAGATTGCAGACTTCGGGCTTTCTCGAGGAGAGGAGGTTTATGTGAAGAAGACGATG GGGCGTCTCCCCGTGCGCTGGATGGCCATTGAGTCCCTGAACTACAGTGTCTATACCACCAAGAGTGATGT CTGGTCCTTTGGGGTCCTTCTCTGGGAGATAGTGAGCCTTG GAGGTACACCCTACTGTGGGATGACCTGTGCCGAGCTCTACGAAAAGCTGCCCCAGGGCTACCGCATGGAGCAGCCTCGAAACTGTGACGATGAAGT GTACGAGCTGATGCGTCAGTGCTGGCGGGACCGTCCCTATGAGCGACCCCCCTTTGCCCAGATTGCGCTGCAGCTAGGCCGCATGCTGGAAGCCAGGAAG GCCTATGTGAACATGTCGCTGTTTGAGAACTTCACTTACGCGGGCATTGATGCCACAGCTGAGGAGGCCTGA
- the TIE1 gene encoding tyrosine-protein kinase receptor Tie-1 isoform X1 produces MVWRVPPFLLSILFLASYVGAAVDLTLLANLRFTDPQRFFLTCVSGEAGAGRGSDAWGPPLLLEKDDRIVRTPPGQPLRLARNGSHQVTLHRFSKPSDLVGVFSCVGGSGTRRTRVIYVHNSPGAHLLPDKVTHTVNKGDTAVLSARVHKEKQTDVIWKSNGSYFYTLDWHEAQDGRFLLQLPNVQPPSSGIYSATYLEASPLGSAFFRLIVRGCGAGHWGPDCTKECPGCLHGGVCHDHDGECVCPPGFTGTRCEQACREGRFGQSCQEQCPGISGCRGLTFCLPDPYGCSCGSGWRGSQCQEACTPGHFGADCRLQCQCQNGGTCDRFSGCVCPSGWHGVHCEKSDRIPQILNMASELEFNLETMPRINCAAAGNPFPVRGSIELRKPDGTVLLSTKAIVEPDKTTAEFEVPRLVLADSGFWECRVSTSGGQDSRRFKVNVKVPPVPLVAPRLLTKQSRQLVVSPLVSFSGDGPISSVRLHYRPQDSTMDWSTIVVDPSENVTLMNLRPKTGYSVRVQLSRPGEGGEGAWGPPTLMTTDCPEPLLQPWLEGWHVEGPDRLRVSWSLPLVPGPLVGDGFLLRLWDGTRGQERRENVSSPQARTALLTGLTPGTHYQLDVQLYHCTLLGPASPPAHVLLPPSGPPAPRHLHAQALSDSEIQLTWQHPEALPGPISKYVVEVQVAGGAGDPLWIDVDRPEETSTIIRGLNASTRYLFRVRASIQGLGDWSNTVEESTLGNGLQAEGPVQESRAAEEGLDQQLILAVVGSVSATCLTILAALLTLVCIRRSCLHRRRTFTYQSGSVSDPPRPQGEETILQFSSGTLTLTRRPKPQPEPLSYPVLEWEDITFEDLIGEGNFGQVIRAMIKKDGLKMNAAIKMLKEYASENDHRDFAGELEVLCKLGHHPNIINLLGACKNRGYLYIAIEYAPYGNLLDFLRKSRVLETDPAFAREHGTASTLSSRQLLRFASDAANGMQYLSEKQFIHRDLAARNVLVGENLASKIADFGLSRGEEVYVKKTMGRLPVRWMAIESLNYSVYTTKSDVWSFGVLLWEIVSLGGTPYCGMTCAELYEKLPQGYRMEQPRNCDDEVYELMRQCWRDRPYERPPFAQIALQLGRMLEARKAYVNMSLFENFTYAGIDATAEEA; encoded by the exons ATGGTCTGGCGGGTGCCTCCTTTCTTGCTCTCCATCCTCTTCTTGGCTTCTTATGTGG GCGCGGCGGTGGACCTGACGCTGCTGGCCAACCTGCGGTTCACGGACCCCCAGCGCTTCTTCCTGACCTGCGTGTCTGGGGAGGCCGGGGCGGGGAGGGGCTCCGACGCCTGGGGCCCGCCCCTGCTGCTGGAGAAGGACGACCGCATCGTGCGCACCCCGCCCGGGCAGCCCCTGCGCCTGGCGCGCAACGGTTCGCACCAGGTCACGCTTCACCGCTTCTCAAAGCCCTCAGACCTCGTGGGCGTCTTCTCCTGCGTGGGCGGCTCCGGGACACGGCGCACGCGCGTCATCTATGTGCACAACAGTCCTGGAG CCCACCTGCTTCCAGACAAGGTCACACACACTGTGAACAAAGGCGACACCGCTGTACTTTCTGCACGTGTGCACAAGGAGAAGCAGACAGATGTGATCTGGAAGAGCAACG GATCCTACTTCTACACTCTGGACTGGCATGAAGCCCAGGATGGGCGGTTCCTGCTGCAGCTCCCAAATGTGCAGCCACCATCAAGCGGCATCTACAGTGCCACTTACTTGGAAGCCAGCCCCCTGGGCAGCGCCTTCTTTCGGCTCATCGTGCGGG GTTGTGGGGCTGGGCACTGGGGGCCAGACTGTACCAAAGAGTGCCCAGGCTGCCTACATGGAGGTGTCTGCCATGACCATGACGGTGAATGTGTATGCCCCCCTGGCTTCACTGGCACCCGCTGTGAACAGG CCTGTAGAGAGGGCCGTTTCGGGCAGAGCTGCCAGGAGCAGTGCCCAGGCATATCAGGCTGCCGGGGCCtcaccttctgcctcccagaccCCTATGGCTGCTCTTGTGGATCTGGCTGGAGAGGAAGCCAGTGCCAGGAAG CCTGTACCCCTGGTCATTTTGGGGCTGATTGCCGACTCCAGTGCCAGTGTCAGAATGGTGGCACTTGTGACCGGTTCAGTGGCTGTGTCTGCCCCTCTGGGTGGCATGGAGTGCACTGTGAGAAGTCAG ACCGGATCCCCCAAATCCTCAACATGGCCTCAGAACTGGAGTTCAACTTAGAGACGATGCCCCGGATCAACTGTGCAGCTGCAGGGAACCCCTTCCCAGTGCGGGGCAGCATAGAGCTACGCAAGCCAGATGGCACTGTGCTCCTG TCCACCAAGGCCATTGTGGAGCCAGATAAGACCACAGCTGAGTTTGAGGTGCCACGCTTGGTTCTTGCGGACAGTGGGTTCTGGGAGTGCCGTGTGTCCACATCTGGCGGCCAAGACAGCCGGCGCTTCAAGGTCAATGTGAAAG TGCCCCCCGTGCCCCTGGTTGCACCTCGGCTCCTGACCAAGCAGAGCCGCCAGCTTGTGGTCTCCCCGCTGGTCTCGTTCTCTGGTGATGGACCCATCTCCTCCGTCCGCCTGCACTACCGGCCCCAGGACAGTACCATGGACTGGTCGACCATTGTGG TGGACCCCAGTGAGAACGTGACATTAATGAACCTAAGGCCAAAGACAGGATACAGTGTTCGTGTGCAGCTGAGCCGgccaggggaaggaggagagggggcCTGGGGGCCTCCCACCCTCATGACCACAGACTGTCCTG AGCCTTTGTTGCAGCCGTGGCTGGAGGGCTGGCATGTGGAAGGCCCTGACCGGCTGCGAGTGAGCTGGTCCTTGCCCTTGGTGCCCGGGCCACTGGTGGGCGACGGTTTCCTGCTGCGCCTGTGGGACGGGACACGGGGGCAGGAGCGGCGGGAGAACGTCTCATCCCCCCAGGCCCGCACTGCCCTCCTGACGGGACTTACGCCTGGCACTCACTACCAGCTGGATGTGCAGCTCTACCACTGCACTCTCCTGGGCCCAGCCTCGCCCCCTGCACACGTGCTTCTGCCCCCCAGTG GGCCTCCAGCCCCCCGACACCTCCACGCCCAGGCTCTCTCAGACTCCGAGATCCAGCTGACATGGCAGCACCCGGAGGCTCTGCCTGGGCCGATATCCAAGTACGTTGTGGAGGTGCAGGTGGCTGGGGGTGCAGGAGACCCACTGTGGATAGACGTGGACAGGCCTGAGGAGACAAGCACCATCATCCGTGGCCTCAACGCCAGCACGCGCTACCTCTTCCGCGTGCGGGCCAGCATTCAGGGGCTCGGGGACTGGAGCAACACAGTAGAAGAGTCTACCCTGGGCAACG GGCTGCAGGCTGAGGGCCCAGTCCAAGAGAGCCGGGCAGCAGAAGAGGGCCTGGATCAGCAGCTGATCCTGGCGGTGGTGGGCTCCGTGTCTGCCACCTGCCTCACCATCCTGGCAGCCCTTTTAACCCTGGTGTGCATCCGCAGAAGCTGCCTGCATCGGAGACGCACCTTCACCTACCAGTCAGGCTCGGTCAGTGACCCGCCCCGCCCCCAG GGCGAGGAGACCATCCTGCAGTTCAGCTCAGGGACTTTGACACTGACCCGGCGGCCAAAACCGCAGCCTGAGCCCCTGAGCTACCCAGTGCTGGAGTGGGAGGACATCACCTTTGAGGACCTCATCGGGGAGGGGAACTTCGGCCAGGTCATCCGGGCCATGATCAAGAAGGATGGGCTGAAGATGAATGCAGCCATCAAGATGCTGAAAG AGTATGCCTCCGAAAATGACCATCGTGACTTTGCTGGAGAACTGGAAGTTCTGTGCAAATTGGGGCATCACCCCAACATCATCAACCTCCTGGGGGCCTGTAAGAACCGAG GTTACTTGTATATCGCTATTGAATATGCCCCCTACGGGAACCTGCTAGATTTTCTGCGGAAAAGCCGGGTCCTAGAGACTGACCCAGCTTTTGCTCGAGAGCATGGGACAGCCTCTACCCTCAGCTCCCGGCAGCTGCTGCGTTTCGCCAGTGATGCAGCCAATGGCATGCAGTACCTGAGTGAGAAGCAG TTCATTCACAGGGACCTGGCTGCCCGAAATGTGCTGGTCGGAGAGAACCTGGCCTCCAAGATTGCAGACTTCGGGCTTTCTCGAGGAGAGGAGGTTTATGTGAAGAAGACGATG GGGCGTCTCCCCGTGCGCTGGATGGCCATTGAGTCCCTGAACTACAGTGTCTATACCACCAAGAGTGATGT CTGGTCCTTTGGGGTCCTTCTCTGGGAGATAGTGAGCCTTG GAGGTACACCCTACTGTGGGATGACCTGTGCCGAGCTCTACGAAAAGCTGCCCCAGGGCTACCGCATGGAGCAGCCTCGAAACTGTGACGATGAAGT GTACGAGCTGATGCGTCAGTGCTGGCGGGACCGTCCCTATGAGCGACCCCCCTTTGCCCAGATTGCGCTGCAGCTAGGCCGCATGCTGGAAGCCAGGAAG GCCTATGTGAACATGTCGCTGTTTGAGAACTTCACTTACGCGGGCATTGATGCCACAGCTGAGGAGGCCTGA